In Podospora pseudopauciseta strain CBS 411.78 chromosome 3, whole genome shotgun sequence, one genomic interval encodes:
- a CDS encoding hypothetical protein (EggNog:ENOG503Q3A3; COG:S) has product MAAQDEEPRIAGADDDMEQQRHEERFPPEEEASMVADSNAHKTEANSLFGSGKYDIAINKYDEALAVLPNYLDYELAVLRSNIAACHLKLEEWKEAVTNATAALDSLDKLEGNGSSKKQDPTPPTAEDEVEGEIVSSGAKAAGPALGDDAQRKRLNDISRIRAKALMRRARARSELGGWSNLEGAIEDYKRLSTLPAYDTLMSATDKKIVSTQLRALPARAKAAQEKETAEMWAKLKDLGNGILKPFGLSTDSFKMVKDEKTGAYSMNFAGGSGGK; this is encoded by the exons ATGGCTGCCCAAGATGAGGAGCCCCGGATAGCGGGAGCCGATGACGACatggagcagcagcggcatgAAGAAAGGTTCCCCCCTGAAGAGGAAGCT TCCATGGTAGCGGACTCCAACGCGCACAAGACCGAGGCCAACTCTCTCTTTGGATCGGGCAAGTACGACATTGCCATCAACAAGTACGATGAGGCTCTTGCCGTGCTTCCCAACTATCTGGACTATGAGCTGGCCGTCTTACGATCCAACATTGCTGCCTGCCACCTGAAACTCGAAGAATGGAAGGAGGCCGTCACAAACGCAACAGCCGCCCTGGACTCTCTTGACAAGCTCGAGGGCAACGGCTCGTCGAAGAAGCAGGACCCCACCCCACCCACGGCAGAAgacgaggtggagggtgagaTTGTCAGCTCTGGTGCCAAAGCAGCCGGTCCGGCACTGGGCGATGACGCCCAGCGCAAGCGTCTGAATGATATCTCGAGAATCCGCGCCAAAGCTCTCATGCGTCGTGCTCGGGCCCGGAGTGAGCTGGGCGGGTGGTCCAACCTGGAAGGCGCAATCGAAGACTACAAGCGGCTGTCGACCTTGCCTGCCTACGACACGCTGATGAGCGCGACGGATAAGAAGATTGTCAGCACGCAACTCCGCGCCCTGCCGGCTCGTGCAAAGGCTgcgcaggagaaggagacggCTGAGATGTGGGCCAAGCTCAAGGACCTGGGCAATGGCATCTTGAAGCCGTTTGGCCTCAGCACTGACAGCTTCAAGATGGTCAAGGACGAGAAGACGGGCGCATACAGCATGAACTTTGCTGGGGGTTCGGGCGGCAAGTGA